The Candidatus Omnitrophota bacterium region CCCTGATTTTTCAAAGTCAAGGCCGTCATGCGGGGGCGCAATACGGGAAAGGCCGAGGGCGCTTCCCTATGCCCCCTTTTTAAATGTCTGACCCCTCTCGGACCCGACCGATATGAGGACTATCCTGGTCCCGACGAGCCCCTGTATCCTCTTCAGATAGGCCTTTGCGTTACGCGGGAGCATAGAGTATGAAGTTATGCCGGTCGTATCCTTTTTCCATCCGGCCATCTCCTCATAAACCGGTTCGCAACCGCTCAGGACCTTCATGTCCGACGGGAATTCCTTATACGTCTTTCCGCCGTACCTGTAAGAGGTGCATACCTTTATCGAGTCGAGCTCGTCCAGTACATCGAGCTTCGTGACGACTATCTCCCCTATGCCGCTAACCCTGACCGAATGGCGCACTATGACGCTGTCAAACCATCCGCACCGCCTGGGCCTTCCGGTGGTAGCGCCGAATTCCTTCCCTTTTTCCCGTATCTTATTCATAAGGTCTTTGGAAAATTCGGTCGGGAACGGCCCCTCGCCGACCCTCGTCGTATAGGCCTTCACGACGCCGACGACCTTGTCGATCTTTGTAGGGCCGACGCCCGTGCCGGTCGACGCGCCGCCCGCCGTGGAGTTGGACGAGGTCACGAACGGATAGGTCCCGTGGTCTACGTCCAGGAGCGTCCCCTGCGCCCCTTCAAAGAGGATCTTCTTACCCGACTTCACCGCATCATCCAGGAGAAGCGTCGTATCGCAGACGTACTCTCTTATATCTTGCGCATATCCCGAATACTCTTTATAGATGTCATCGTAAGAAAATCCGTCGATGCCGTAAATCTTCGTAAATATAGCGTTCTTCTCATCCAGGTTGCTCTTAAGCTTCTCGCGGAAGACGTCCTTATTCAGGAGGTCCACGAACCGTATGCCGGACCTGGCAACCTTGTCGGCATAACACGGCCCGATGCCTTTTTTGGTCGTACCTATCTTTCCCCGCTTCTCCTCCTTGAGCTCATCAAGCTTCCTGTGATAAGGGAATATGATATGGGAATTTTCGCTCAGGAGGAGAC contains the following coding sequences:
- a CDS encoding adenylosuccinate synthase → MPNIVIVGAQWGDEGKGKVIDIFAAKADLIVRYQGGNNAGHTVVIGEDSFILHLVPSGILHKGKMCVIGNGVVVDPRAFLEEIRMLGSKGISVKGRLLLSENSHIIFPYHRKLDELKEEKRGKIGTTKKGIGPCYADKVARSGIRFVDLLNKDVFREKLKSNLDEKNAIFTKIYGIDGFSYDDIYKEYSGYAQDIREYVCDTTLLLDDAVKSGKKILFEGAQGTLLDVDHGTYPFVTSSNSTAGGASTGTGVGPTKIDKVVGVVKAYTTRVGEGPFPTEFSKDLMNKIREKGKEFGATTGRPRRCGWFDSVIVRHSVRVSGIGEIVVTKLDVLDELDSIKVCTSYRYGGKTYKEFPSDMKVLSGCEPVYEEMAGWKKDTTGITSYSMLPRNAKAYLKRIQGLVGTRIVLISVGSERGQTFKKGA